In Xylanibacillus composti, a single window of DNA contains:
- a CDS encoding phosphodiester glycosidase family protein has protein sequence MSLRLSQLNRFMLFVLAPIIGLVLAYSIHGVDLQISVDKPALDPPLGLESQTDQVIEKLRQSQQTAALISDSLAQTRENYERISGTAGELLARGRTLSDRPLQIYDTRVTRLLGTPIKTIQSDNIDLKVYPLNEKTYNGYAMKVHLKSDSAMKLVLSGDELGKSESTLSAAKRYKAVAGVNAGGFADDRHGKRYPLSTTMMNGNYLTGFEPSFKDLFFVGLNEERKLIGGKFDKQADLDRLKPVFGVSFVPILLQNGKSQTIPEKWLTTPQRAARTVIANYKHDHLLFLVTNARDESGKSGATLPELQSLLKRLGAVDAYNLDGGGSTTLVVNNTVLNQPSDGRLRPLATHFLFFE, from the coding sequence ATGAGCTTGCGTCTTTCTCAGTTGAACAGATTTATGCTGTTTGTGCTCGCCCCCATTATCGGCTTGGTGCTGGCTTACTCTATTCACGGGGTTGACTTGCAAATCAGTGTGGACAAGCCTGCGCTTGATCCGCCGCTAGGCCTGGAATCCCAAACGGATCAGGTGATCGAAAAGCTCAGACAATCGCAGCAAACAGCCGCATTGATCAGCGATTCGCTGGCTCAGACGAGGGAAAACTACGAACGCATTTCCGGAACGGCAGGAGAGCTGCTGGCGCGCGGCCGTACACTCTCAGATCGTCCGCTTCAAATTTATGACACCCGGGTTACCCGGCTGCTCGGAACGCCGATCAAGACGATACAATCGGACAATATTGATCTCAAGGTGTACCCGCTGAATGAGAAAACCTACAACGGTTATGCCATGAAAGTACACCTTAAATCCGATTCTGCTATGAAGCTCGTATTAAGCGGCGATGAGCTGGGCAAATCCGAAAGCACGCTCTCCGCTGCCAAACGATACAAGGCTGTCGCCGGCGTCAATGCGGGCGGATTCGCAGATGACCGCCATGGCAAGCGCTACCCGCTGAGTACGACCATGATGAACGGCAATTATTTAACGGGATTTGAGCCCAGCTTCAAGGACTTGTTTTTTGTCGGCTTGAACGAAGAGCGCAAGCTCATTGGCGGCAAATTTGACAAGCAGGCTGACTTGGATCGGCTGAAGCCGGTATTCGGGGTATCTTTCGTTCCGATTCTCCTGCAGAATGGCAAGAGCCAGACAATTCCGGAGAAATGGCTGACGACTCCCCAGCGAGCGGCCCGAACAGTCATCGCCAATTACAAGCATGACCATCTGCTGTTCCTTGTGACGAATGCGCGCGATGAATCCGGCAAGTCCGGCGCTACCTTGCCTGAACTGCAATCTCTCTTGAAGCGGCTGGGAGCAGTAGACGCCTATAATTTGGATGGGGGCGGCTCCACGACCCTCGTTGTGAACAACACGGTTCTGAACCAGCCGTCTGACGGCAGGCTGCGTCCCTTGGCCACACATTTTCTATTCTTTGAATAG
- a CDS encoding NAD(P)/FAD-dependent oxidoreductase: MYEAAVVGGGIAGLQAAIQLGRYQHKVLVIDKGYGRSTLCRSYHNVLGWPNGISGPELRTIGREQASSLGVLFAEDTIVSARKQDNGHIRLQGARGHYEAQTLLIATGILDRFPDLPGIKECLGLSIYVCPDCDGYEVSGRSTIVLGSGKAGAAMAILLKDWTDELVFLNHEQKEIPESWQHKLQDAGIRTVHEAAASIHSEAGMLRHVELANGERLEAERGFLAFGGNAVHSDWTRSLGVERMENRHIVTDPRSKVTNIEGIWAAGDIGVHAEQVSVAMGEGSLAAIWMHKYLKAGAKSARFPQSSLSDS, translated from the coding sequence ATGTACGAGGCAGCCGTCGTAGGCGGGGGCATCGCCGGATTGCAAGCTGCCATTCAGCTTGGGCGCTATCAACATAAGGTGCTCGTGATTGACAAGGGCTATGGGCGTTCCACGCTATGCCGGAGCTATCACAATGTACTCGGGTGGCCGAACGGCATTTCGGGGCCGGAGCTTCGCACCATTGGCAGAGAGCAGGCGAGCAGCCTGGGCGTGCTGTTCGCCGAAGACACGATCGTGAGCGCGCGCAAGCAGGATAACGGCCATATTCGTCTGCAGGGCGCAAGAGGGCATTATGAGGCTCAGACCTTGCTGATCGCAACCGGCATTCTGGACCGCTTCCCCGACCTTCCAGGCATCAAGGAATGTCTGGGCCTGTCCATCTATGTGTGTCCGGATTGCGATGGATATGAGGTATCGGGTCGCTCCACCATTGTGCTCGGCTCTGGCAAAGCCGGGGCGGCCATGGCCATATTGCTGAAGGATTGGACGGACGAGCTGGTGTTCCTGAATCATGAACAGAAGGAAATTCCTGAATCCTGGCAGCACAAGCTGCAAGATGCGGGGATTCGCACCGTGCATGAAGCGGCGGCCTCCATTCACAGCGAGGCCGGTATGCTGCGGCATGTCGAGCTGGCGAATGGAGAGCGGCTTGAAGCGGAGAGGGGATTTCTTGCCTTCGGCGGCAATGCGGTTCACTCGGACTGGACAAGATCATTGGGGGTCGAGCGCATGGAGAACCGCCATATCGTGACCGATCCGCGCAGCAAAGTGACCAATATTGAAGGCATCTGGGCTGCGGGCGATATAGGCGTGCATGCCGAGCAGGTAAGCGTGGCGATGGGCGAGGGATCGCTTGCCGCCATCTGGATGCACAAATACTTGAAGGCAGGCGCCAAATCTGCCCGCTTCCCTCAGTCTTCTCTGTCCGATTCTTGA
- the aroF gene encoding 3-deoxy-7-phosphoheptulonate synthase: MIAITSSHISDERIEEIVQHIEKFGVAAHVSKGTDRTVIGIIGKADPALAEQLRAMKDVENVIKISKSYKLASRDFHPDNTVIKIKDVEIGGDQLVVMGGPCAVESPEQIDLIARLVKAAGGQVLRGGAFKPRTGPYSFQGVGVEGLEMMAEAGRKHGLLTITEVMTPEYVDICAEHADILQVGTRNMQNFDLLRKLGTIQTPVLLKRGFSATYDEFLNAAEYILAGGNPNVMLCERGIRTFETYTRNTLDLSAVPVLQSLSHLPVIADPSHGTGRRELVEPMCRASVAAGADGLIIEMHNDPDNSMTGDGVQSLFPDQFANLLVDLEKLAEVLGRKFDTPKQRIVRGADEASWLTEDELAAAGR; the protein is encoded by the coding sequence GAAATTCGGTGTCGCAGCCCACGTGTCTAAGGGGACAGACCGTACGGTAATCGGCATTATTGGCAAGGCAGATCCTGCGCTGGCCGAGCAGCTGCGGGCGATGAAAGACGTGGAAAATGTCATTAAAATTTCGAAGTCTTACAAGCTGGCGAGCCGGGATTTCCATCCTGACAATACCGTGATCAAAATTAAGGATGTCGAGATTGGCGGCGATCAGCTTGTTGTCATGGGCGGGCCATGCGCGGTAGAATCGCCGGAGCAAATCGATTTGATTGCCCGCCTGGTCAAGGCGGCAGGCGGCCAAGTGCTGCGCGGCGGCGCATTCAAGCCGAGAACAGGTCCTTACAGCTTCCAGGGAGTCGGGGTAGAAGGTTTGGAAATGATGGCGGAAGCCGGCAGGAAGCATGGACTCCTGACGATTACCGAGGTCATGACGCCGGAATACGTGGATATTTGCGCCGAGCATGCCGACATTCTTCAAGTCGGAACGCGCAACATGCAGAACTTCGATTTGCTGCGCAAGCTGGGTACGATTCAGACGCCAGTGCTGCTGAAGCGCGGCTTCAGCGCTACTTATGACGAGTTCCTGAATGCGGCTGAGTACATCCTGGCGGGAGGAAATCCGAACGTCATGCTGTGCGAGCGGGGCATTCGCACGTTCGAAACCTATACCCGCAATACGCTGGACCTGTCTGCCGTTCCTGTTCTGCAATCGCTGAGCCATCTGCCGGTTATCGCAGACCCGAGCCATGGAACCGGTCGCCGCGAGCTGGTTGAGCCGATGTGCCGGGCGTCGGTGGCGGCTGGAGCGGATGGGCTGATCATCGAAATGCACAATGATCCGGACAATTCCATGACAGGCGACGGCGTGCAGTCCCTCTTCCCGGATCAATTCGCGAACCTGCTCGTCGATCTGGAGAAGCTGGCCGAGGTGCTCGGACGGAAGTTCGATACGCCGAAACAGCGTATCGTGCGCGGAGCGGATGAGGCGAGCTGGCTGACAGAGGATGAACTGGCCGCCGCCGGCCGATAA
- the serC gene encoding 3-phosphoserine/phosphohydroxythreonine transaminase, translating into MSKRAYNFNAGPAALPLEVLQQAQAELVDYKGIGMSIMEISHRSKEYDAVHAEAQELFKELLNIPDGYKVLFLQGGASTQFAMVPMNLLSGGKVAHYVHTGSWANKAIKEAKLFGEVAIAASSKDSEFTHVPDLSNLSLGSDAAYLHITSNETIGGIQYKQYPATGSVPLVADMSSDILCRPIDVSQFGLIYAGAQKNLGPSGVTVVILREDLAKEAPESLPTMMRYATHVEGDSLYNTPPVFSVYMVGLVLKWIKSNGGLAAMEQSNEAKTKLIYDAIDASGGFYRGVAAQSSRSTMNITFRMADEEMEKRFLQEAAAQGFVGLKGHRSVGGLRASTYNAVPFEACRALAEFMVDFQKRSG; encoded by the coding sequence ATGAGTAAACGCGCGTATAATTTCAATGCAGGCCCCGCCGCGCTGCCGCTGGAAGTGCTGCAGCAAGCTCAGGCAGAGCTGGTTGATTATAAGGGCATCGGCATGTCGATCATGGAGATTTCCCATCGCAGCAAGGAATACGATGCTGTCCATGCCGAGGCGCAGGAGCTGTTCAAAGAGCTGCTCAACATCCCGGACGGCTACAAAGTGCTTTTCCTGCAAGGCGGAGCAAGCACGCAATTCGCCATGGTGCCAATGAATCTGCTGAGCGGCGGCAAGGTTGCCCATTATGTACATACCGGCAGCTGGGCTAATAAAGCGATCAAGGAAGCGAAGCTGTTCGGCGAGGTCGCCATAGCGGCATCGTCTAAGGATAGCGAGTTTACCCATGTACCGGACCTGAGCAATCTGAGTCTGGGCAGCGACGCTGCCTATTTGCATATTACCTCGAACGAAACAATCGGCGGCATCCAGTACAAGCAGTATCCTGCAACAGGAAGCGTGCCGCTCGTGGCCGACATGTCGAGCGATATTTTGTGCCGTCCGATCGATGTCAGCCAGTTCGGCTTGATTTATGCGGGAGCGCAGAAGAATCTGGGGCCTTCCGGCGTAACAGTAGTGATCTTGCGCGAGGATCTGGCGAAGGAAGCGCCGGAAAGCCTGCCTACCATGATGCGCTATGCTACACACGTTGAAGGGGATTCCCTCTACAATACACCTCCGGTATTTTCCGTTTATATGGTCGGACTAGTCCTCAAGTGGATTAAGAGCAATGGCGGTCTGGCGGCAATGGAGCAAAGCAATGAGGCCAAGACAAAGCTGATCTACGATGCGATTGACGCAAGCGGCGGATTTTATCGAGGCGTAGCTGCGCAGAGCAGCCGCTCCACCATGAATATTACATTCAGGATGGCGGACGAAGAGATGGAGAAGCGCTTCCTGCAGGAGGCCGCAGCTCAAGGATTTGTAGGCCTGAAAGGACATCGCAGCGTCGGAGGTCTGCGGGCTTCGACTTACAATGCCGTACCGTTCGAAGCCTGCCGGGCGCTAGCCGAATTCATGGTTGATTTCCAAAAGCGAAGCGGCTAA
- a CDS encoding AbrB/MazE/SpoVT family DNA-binding domain-containing protein yields MKPIGVVRKVDQLGRIVLPKSLRKRYQMNEGDPVEILVSGDQIILEKYKPKCVFCTSTEKVMEFNDRTICLPCINEMQAYMDRA; encoded by the coding sequence ATGAAGCCAATCGGAGTGGTTCGGAAGGTAGATCAATTAGGGAGGATTGTTCTGCCCAAATCGTTACGCAAGCGCTATCAAATGAATGAAGGGGATCCTGTCGAAATCCTGGTAAGCGGGGATCAAATCATCTTGGAAAAATACAAGCCGAAGTGTGTTTTCTGTACGTCAACAGAAAAAGTGATGGAGTTCAATGATCGAACCATATGCCTGCCCTGCATTAACGAGATGCAAGCTTATATGGATCGTGCATAA
- a CDS encoding PrkA family serine protein kinase has protein sequence MDIFKRITAHREQETALHWKGTFADYVEIVRANPKAARTAHARVYDMIASHGIEENGSKKYRFFEEDIFGLDRTLEKLVEEYFHSAARRLDVRKRILLLMGPVSGGKSTLVTLLKRGLEKYSRTEEGALYAIQGCPMYEEPLHLIPAELRKDIEQELGVKIEGNLCPYCQMRLKQEFEGRIEEVPVERIVLSEDQRIGIGTFSPSDPKSQDIADLTGSIDFSTITEYGSESDPRAYRFDGELNKANRGMMEFQEMLKCDEKFLWNLLSLTQEGNFKAGRFALISADELIVAHTNEAEYKGFIANKKNEALQSRMIVIPVPYNLRVSDEERIYDKLIGQSDMSHVHIAPHALRTAAVFSILTRLKESKKNGMDLIKKMRMYDGEDVEGFKEADLKEMQNEYAEEGMTGIDPRYVVNRISSALIRGDMACINALDVLRALKDGLDQHPSISKEERERYLNFISAARKEYDELAKKEVQKAFVYSFEESAKTLFENYLDNVEAYCNWAKMTDPLTGEEMDPDERLMRSIEEQIGISENAKKAFREEILIRMSSYARKKKTFAYDSHERLREAIEKKLFADLKDIVKITTSTKTPNEKQLKKINEVSKRLMEEHGYCGICSNELLRYVGSLLNR, from the coding sequence ATGGACATATTCAAGCGCATCACGGCACACCGGGAACAGGAGACTGCGCTCCATTGGAAAGGGACGTTCGCCGACTATGTGGAAATCGTACGTGCGAATCCGAAGGCGGCCCGTACTGCTCACGCAAGGGTCTACGATATGATAGCCTCACACGGGATTGAGGAGAACGGGTCCAAGAAATACCGCTTTTTTGAAGAGGACATTTTTGGGCTGGATCGTACTTTGGAAAAGCTCGTGGAGGAATATTTCCACTCGGCCGCTCGCCGTCTGGATGTGCGCAAGCGGATATTGCTGTTGATGGGACCGGTAAGCGGCGGCAAATCTACATTGGTTACCTTGCTGAAGCGGGGCCTGGAGAAATATTCGCGAACCGAAGAGGGAGCGCTCTATGCCATTCAGGGATGTCCAATGTACGAGGAGCCGCTACACTTGATACCGGCTGAATTGAGGAAGGATATCGAGCAGGAGCTCGGGGTCAAGATTGAGGGGAATTTATGTCCTTACTGCCAGATGAGGCTGAAGCAAGAATTTGAGGGGAGAATTGAAGAAGTGCCCGTCGAGCGGATTGTGCTGTCTGAAGACCAGCGCATTGGTATCGGCACATTCAGTCCTTCAGATCCGAAATCGCAGGATATCGCCGATCTGACTGGAAGCATTGATTTTTCCACCATTACCGAATACGGATCTGAATCCGATCCCAGAGCGTACCGCTTCGACGGGGAACTGAACAAGGCCAATCGAGGGATGATGGAGTTTCAGGAAATGCTGAAGTGCGATGAGAAGTTTTTGTGGAATTTGCTTTCCTTGACCCAAGAAGGCAATTTCAAGGCGGGCCGCTTCGCATTGATTTCTGCAGATGAATTGATCGTCGCCCATACGAACGAAGCCGAGTACAAGGGCTTTATCGCCAATAAAAAGAACGAGGCGCTGCAATCGCGAATGATCGTTATTCCGGTACCCTACAATCTTAGAGTATCGGATGAGGAGCGCATCTATGACAAGTTGATCGGACAAAGCGATATGAGCCATGTTCATATTGCACCGCATGCGCTGCGAACAGCTGCGGTGTTTTCCATTTTGACTCGTCTGAAGGAATCGAAGAAGAATGGCATGGACTTGATTAAGAAAATGCGCATGTATGACGGCGAGGACGTAGAAGGCTTCAAGGAGGCCGATTTGAAGGAAATGCAAAATGAGTACGCGGAGGAAGGCATGACCGGGATCGACCCGCGTTATGTCGTCAACCGCATTTCCAGTGCGCTCATCCGCGGCGATATGGCCTGCATCAATGCACTCGACGTACTGCGCGCGCTGAAGGACGGATTGGATCAGCACCCCTCCATTTCGAAGGAGGAGCGGGAGCGTTACCTGAATTTCATCTCGGCTGCACGCAAGGAGTATGACGAGCTGGCGAAGAAAGAAGTCCAGAAAGCCTTCGTCTATTCCTTCGAGGAGTCAGCGAAGACGCTGTTCGAGAACTACCTGGACAATGTCGAAGCGTACTGCAATTGGGCCAAGATGACAGACCCGCTGACCGGGGAGGAGATGGACCCCGACGAGCGGCTGATGCGTTCGATTGAGGAGCAGATCGGCATATCCGAGAATGCCAAGAAGGCGTTCCGCGAGGAAATTCTGATCCGCATGTCCTCGTATGCGCGCAAGAAGAAGACCTTTGCCTACGACAGCCACGAGCGGCTGCGGGAAGCGATTGAGAAGAAGCTGTTCGCTGATCTTAAGGACATTGTCAAGATTACGACTTCCACCAAAACCCCTAACGAGAAGCAATTGAAAAAGATCAACGAAGTTTCCAAGCGGTTGATGGAGGAGCATGGATACTGCGGCATCTGCTCCAATGAACTGCTGCGTTATGTCGGCAGCCTGCTGAACCGTTAA
- a CDS encoding DUF2161 family putative PD-(D/E)XK-type phosphodiesterase: MNSAREAATIIRGGSSGVKLLTAYREKALRCAFLLDQAGELSPSKVRDQLGEPKAASILQRNVYGWFVRVKRGVYGLTPEGKQAVLMYLPYLKQMGIAHQESDRED, translated from the coding sequence ATGAATTCCGCGAGAGAAGCGGCGACTATAATACGGGGGGGGAGCAGCGGCGTCAAGCTGCTGACCGCGTACCGCGAGAAGGCGCTGCGCTGCGCCTTCCTGCTCGATCAAGCCGGCGAGCTGTCGCCGAGCAAGGTTCGCGATCAGCTTGGCGAGCCGAAAGCCGCCAGTATCCTGCAAAGAAATGTGTATGGATGGTTCGTCAGGGTGAAGCGAGGGGTATATGGGTTGACGCCGGAAGGCAAACAAGCTGTTCTCATGTATTTGCCCTATCTGAAACAAATGGGGATTGCTCATCAAGAATCGGACAGAGAAGACTGA
- the trmL gene encoding tRNA (uridine(34)/cytosine(34)/5-carboxymethylaminomethyluridine(34)-2'-O)-methyltransferase TrmL produces the protein MALHIALVEPEIPANTGNIARTCAATGTVLHLVRPLGFQTDDRTLKRAGLDYWHAVDVRYYDSFRELKETYPGHRFFCASTKAVNRYTDMQYQDGDFLVFGKETAGLPAEILQEHAETGIRIPIGDAVRSLNLSNSAAIVVFEALRQLDFPNLR, from the coding sequence ATGGCATTGCACATCGCTCTGGTAGAGCCGGAAATCCCGGCCAATACAGGCAACATTGCGAGAACATGCGCGGCAACCGGGACGGTGCTGCATCTGGTAAGGCCGCTTGGCTTTCAGACGGACGACCGTACGTTGAAGCGGGCGGGACTCGACTACTGGCATGCGGTTGATGTACGCTATTACGATTCCTTTCGCGAACTGAAGGAGACATATCCGGGTCATCGCTTTTTCTGCGCATCAACGAAAGCGGTCAACCGTTATACTGACATGCAGTATCAGGATGGGGACTTCCTGGTGTTTGGCAAGGAAACGGCCGGTTTGCCGGCCGAGATCCTGCAGGAACACGCGGAAACCGGCATACGAATACCGATAGGCGATGCGGTGCGTTCCCTTAATTTGAGCAATTCGGCAGCGATTGTAGTGTTTGAGGCGCTGCGTCAGCTGGATTTCCCGAATTTGAGATAG
- the glnA gene encoding type I glutamate--ammonia ligase translates to MSIQNVMSIIKEKGIEFVDFRFVDLSGKAHHITVPASEVSEETFEVGVAFDGSSIPGFRGIEESDMVMMPDTASVFVDPFTAHATLNVMCNIFTPEGERYDRDPRGIAQKAEEYLQTTGVGTAAFFAPESEFFIFDDVRYESGQQGSFYEVDSEEAAWNTGRKEEGGNLGFKIRNKGGYVPVQPVDKQQDIRSEIVRLLVESGLRVERHHHEVATAGQGEINFRFDALTKTADNLLKYKYIVHNTAQQYGKVATFMPKPLFGDNGSGMHVHQSIFDGDTPLFYEKGAYANLSETAMYYIGGILHHAPALIALTNPSTNSFKRLVPGYEAPVNLVFSKGNRSAAVRIPVAAVTPKGCRIEFRTPDSTANPYLAFAAMLLAGLDGIQNKIDPRKLGYGPLDKNIYELSDAEKKEIRSVPASLEEALDALEADHDFLLKGDVFSKSFIENYLDFKRSEAKQVAIRVHPHEYSLYFDC, encoded by the coding sequence ATGTCAATTCAAAACGTTATGAGCATCATTAAGGAAAAAGGTATTGAATTTGTAGATTTCCGTTTTGTCGACTTGTCCGGCAAAGCTCATCACATTACAGTACCTGCTAGTGAAGTCTCGGAAGAAACCTTTGAGGTTGGGGTAGCCTTCGACGGATCCTCGATTCCAGGTTTCCGCGGCATTGAAGAGTCCGATATGGTTATGATGCCGGATACCGCATCTGTATTTGTCGATCCATTTACAGCGCACGCTACTTTGAACGTCATGTGCAACATTTTCACTCCTGAAGGCGAGCGCTACGACCGCGATCCGCGCGGCATTGCTCAGAAAGCAGAGGAATACTTGCAAACCACTGGAGTTGGCACGGCAGCGTTCTTTGCACCGGAATCGGAATTTTTCATTTTTGACGATGTGCGATATGAGAGCGGCCAGCAAGGTTCTTTTTATGAAGTAGATTCCGAAGAAGCGGCCTGGAACACAGGACGGAAAGAAGAAGGCGGCAACCTGGGGTTCAAGATTCGCAATAAGGGCGGATATGTGCCTGTACAGCCTGTTGACAAGCAGCAGGACATCCGCAGTGAGATCGTACGCCTGCTGGTTGAATCCGGCCTGCGCGTTGAGCGTCATCACCATGAGGTTGCTACAGCCGGACAAGGGGAAATCAACTTCCGCTTTGATGCTCTGACCAAGACAGCTGACAACCTGTTGAAATACAAGTACATCGTGCATAACACAGCACAGCAGTACGGCAAAGTTGCAACCTTCATGCCGAAGCCGCTGTTCGGCGACAATGGCAGCGGTATGCACGTACACCAATCGATCTTCGACGGCGATACTCCGCTGTTCTATGAAAAAGGCGCGTATGCGAACCTGAGCGAGACAGCCATGTACTACATTGGCGGCATCCTGCATCACGCACCGGCTTTGATCGCGCTGACCAACCCGAGCACCAACTCGTTCAAGCGTCTTGTTCCTGGTTATGAAGCTCCGGTCAATCTTGTCTTCTCCAAGGGCAACCGTTCCGCAGCCGTGCGCATCCCGGTTGCGGCAGTAACGCCAAAGGGCTGCCGGATCGAATTCCGTACGCCGGACTCCACGGCGAACCCTTATCTGGCTTTTGCGGCTATGCTGTTGGCGGGTCTGGACGGCATCCAGAACAAGATTGATCCGCGCAAGCTGGGCTATGGTCCGCTGGACAAGAACATCTACGAGCTGTCCGATGCGGAGAAGAAGGAAATCCGCAGTGTGCCGGCAAGCTTGGAAGAAGCGCTGGACGCACTGGAAGCCGACCACGACTTCCTGCTTAAGGGCGACGTGTTCAGCAAGTCCTTCATCGAAAACTATCTGGACTTCAAGCGTTCGGAAGCGAAGCAAGTGGCCATTCGTGTCCATCCGCACGAGTACTCCTTGTACTTCGATTGCTAA
- a CDS encoding response regulator transcription factor produces MNKKILVVDDEPSISMLIEFNLKLAGFEVYCVYDGETVFEAIQTFRPDLIVLDLMLPKMDGYQVCKQLRDQKNLVPIIMLTAMQDLSDKIAGLDNGADDYMTKPFSPQELISRIRAIFRRTETAPAALPQEPIRIGSLVVHPDLHEVTVEGKPIDLTPKEFELLLFLCKYRGKVLSRQQLLHGVWDYHFLGDTRIVDVHISHLRDKIEKNARSPEYILTVRSVGYKLAVPATSESAV; encoded by the coding sequence ATGAATAAAAAGATTTTGGTGGTTGACGATGAACCGTCCATTTCCATGTTGATAGAATTCAATCTGAAGCTGGCCGGATTTGAAGTGTATTGTGTCTACGACGGCGAAACTGTATTCGAAGCGATCCAAACCTTTCGTCCCGACCTCATCGTGCTGGATCTGATGCTTCCCAAGATGGATGGCTACCAGGTGTGCAAGCAGCTTCGCGATCAGAAAAATCTGGTGCCCATTATTATGCTGACTGCCATGCAAGATTTATCGGACAAAATCGCCGGTCTTGACAACGGTGCAGACGATTACATGACTAAGCCGTTTAGCCCGCAAGAATTAATTTCCCGTATTCGCGCCATTTTCCGCAGGACGGAAACAGCCCCGGCAGCTCTCCCTCAGGAGCCGATCCGCATCGGCAGCCTGGTTGTTCATCCCGATCTGCATGAAGTCACTGTAGAGGGCAAGCCGATTGATCTGACGCCGAAGGAATTTGAACTGCTGCTGTTCCTGTGCAAGTACCGCGGGAAGGTTTTGTCCAGACAGCAGCTGCTTCACGGCGTATGGGATTATCACTTTCTCGGCGATACGCGCATTGTGGATGTGCATATCAGCCATCTTCGCGACAAGATTGAGAAGAACGCCAGAAGTCCTGAATACATCTTGACCGTTCGCAGCGTCGGTTATAAACTAGCCGTCCCGGCTACCAGCGAATCGGCTGTCTAA